A window of Clavibacter phaseoli contains these coding sequences:
- a CDS encoding WD40/YVTN/BNR-like repeat-containing protein — MMNSLRLLPAIGVMRPFSRRIAVAGLGVATLLGLVGCAAGAPSATAELEHVHGLDYDPATGRTYAAAHSGLWLIPTDTLTDYGTTTPATDTTEDGPLGGVAQDTMGFTVSAAAEGTLFASGHPDPAASEALEQPNLGLIRSIDYGDSWESVSLPGETDFHDIATATLPDGQTRVYGYDSGRGVVRISDDTGTTWADGASIALRDLTVDAADPDRVFASTAEGLVASSDAGRTFTAVPGAPTLYLIDAVPESAGGGLVGVATDGRIWTSTAGLEWSGHGSAAGAVEAFSYVEGQTPWILAFDDRGVVASSDFGQEWTVLRSR; from the coding sequence TTGATGAACTCGTTAAGGCTTTTGCCGGCGATCGGTGTGATGAGGCCGTTCAGCCGCCGCATCGCGGTGGCTGGGCTGGGTGTGGCGACGCTGCTTGGTCTGGTCGGCTGTGCTGCCGGTGCACCTAGCGCAACAGCGGAGCTGGAGCACGTGCACGGCTTGGATTACGACCCGGCAACCGGCCGCACCTACGCAGCAGCGCACTCCGGCCTCTGGCTGATCCCCACCGACACGCTCACGGATTACGGCACCACCACCCCTGCCACGGACACCACGGAGGACGGGCCTCTGGGCGGTGTCGCTCAGGACACGATGGGCTTCACGGTTTCCGCTGCCGCAGAGGGCACACTGTTCGCCTCTGGACATCCGGATCCCGCTGCGTCCGAAGCGTTGGAGCAGCCCAACCTCGGGCTGATCCGCAGCATCGACTACGGCGACTCCTGGGAATCCGTGTCATTGCCTGGTGAGACTGACTTCCACGACATCGCCACCGCCACGCTCCCCGACGGGCAAACGCGAGTCTATGGCTACGACTCCGGCCGCGGCGTGGTGCGCATCAGCGACGATACGGGCACCACCTGGGCCGACGGTGCATCCATAGCGCTTCGGGATCTCACCGTCGACGCCGCTGATCCGGACCGGGTGTTCGCTTCGACAGCGGAGGGGCTGGTTGCAAGCAGCGATGCGGGCCGCACCTTCACCGCAGTGCCCGGCGCCCCGACCTTGTATCTGATTGACGCGGTGCCGGAAAGTGCGGGAGGCGGCCTCGTTGGGGTCGCTACCGATGGCCGGATCTGGACGTCAACGGCCGGGCTGGAGTGGTCCGGGCACGGATCTGCCGCCGGAGCGGTAGAAGCCTTCAGCTACGTCGAAGGCCAGACCCCCTGGATCCTGGCCTTCGACGATCGCGGTGTGGTCGCGAGCTCGGACTTCGGTCAAGAGTGGACCGTGTTGCGCTCCCGCTGA
- a CDS encoding DUF305 domain-containing protein, with product MKNTTPLLRAGIALAAALTLTGCAASDPGATPEASTSAEVESGSNNVNEADEMFVQMMRPHHEQAIEMSDMLLAKTGISDEITALATEIKEAQVPEIEQLSAWSDEWGIEEMSGMDHSMDGMMSDSDMQDLDAAEGTEAEQLFLTQMIEHHTGAIEMAQTEIEDGQNPDAIEMAEGIVATQEDEISRMRALQTS from the coding sequence ATGAAGAACACCACCCCGCTCCTTCGCGCCGGCATCGCCCTCGCGGCCGCGCTGACGCTCACCGGATGCGCTGCCAGCGACCCCGGAGCAACACCCGAGGCCAGCACCTCCGCCGAAGTCGAGAGCGGAAGCAACAACGTGAACGAGGCGGACGAGATGTTCGTCCAGATGATGCGCCCGCACCACGAGCAGGCCATCGAGATGAGCGACATGCTCCTCGCCAAGACCGGCATCAGCGACGAGATCACGGCGCTGGCCACCGAGATCAAGGAAGCGCAGGTGCCCGAGATCGAGCAGCTGAGCGCCTGGTCGGACGAGTGGGGCATCGAGGAGATGTCCGGCATGGACCACAGCATGGACGGCATGATGTCCGACTCCGACATGCAGGACCTCGACGCCGCCGAGGGCACCGAGGCTGAGCAGCTGTTCCTCACCCAGATGATCGAGCACCACACCGGCGCCATCGAGATGGCGCAGACCGAGATCGAGGACGGCCAGAACCCGGACGCCATCGAGATGGCAGAAGGCATCGTCGCTACGCAGGAAGACGAGATCTCCCGCATGCGCGCGCTCCAGACCTCCTAA
- a CDS encoding cadmium resistance transporter, protein MIGTIAAAIGLFAATNIDDIVVLTVLFLASTRGALPGWKVVAGQYLGFAVLVAISVIAAAGLTIIPDEWVGLLGLIPLAIGIYGLIRTLRARGDDDDESSISAVGLLGVAGITIANGADNISLYTPVFRTSPVGDTVVTIIVFFILVAVWCFVARVVGTNKTVTELLEKVEHWLVPAVFIGLGLFILIESGVVPRLIGLVA, encoded by the coding sequence GTGATCGGGACGATCGCGGCAGCGATCGGTCTGTTCGCCGCGACGAACATCGATGACATCGTCGTTCTGACAGTTCTGTTCCTCGCGTCCACGCGTGGAGCACTACCGGGCTGGAAGGTCGTGGCGGGGCAGTACCTGGGCTTCGCGGTACTCGTCGCGATCAGTGTCATCGCCGCGGCGGGGCTGACGATCATCCCCGATGAGTGGGTGGGGTTGCTGGGCCTGATTCCGCTGGCGATCGGCATCTATGGGCTGATCCGCACTCTTCGAGCACGAGGCGATGATGACGACGAGAGCTCGATCAGCGCCGTGGGGCTGCTGGGCGTCGCGGGGATCACGATCGCGAATGGCGCGGACAACATCTCGCTCTACACACCGGTGTTCCGCACCAGTCCGGTCGGCGACACGGTGGTCACGATCATCGTGTTCTTCATCCTCGTCGCGGTGTGGTGCTTCGTCGCACGAGTCGTAGGAACCAACAAGACGGTGACGGAACTGCTCGAGAAGGTCGAGCACTGGCTCGTTCCGGCGGTCTTCATCGGTCTCGGACTGTTCATCCTGATCGAGTCCGGCGTTGTGCCGAGGCTGATCGGGCTTGTCGCTTGA
- a CDS encoding heavy-metal-associated domain-containing protein, which translates to MTCSHCVVSVTEAVAALDGVVDARVDLVVGGTSRLRVRSDRPMSEGTVGAAVVEVGYTLEPLS; encoded by the coding sequence ATGACCTGCTCCCACTGCGTCGTCAGCGTGACCGAAGCGGTCGCAGCGCTTGACGGTGTCGTCGATGCTCGTGTCGATCTGGTCGTCGGCGGAACGTCGCGACTGCGGGTCCGCAGCGACCGTCCGATGAGTGAGGGCACGGTCGGAGCTGCTGTCGTTGAGGTCGGCTACACGCTCGAGCCGTTGAGCTGA
- a CDS encoding signal peptidase II, producing the protein MLILVAFTADRVTKQWALRELNDGSTIELGLGVRLELIFNPGVAFGLGADLGPPLAAGLIVVASALTAWVLWRAARGAPMGGTGLLALAAGGAAGNIWDRISRAAEGPLTGEVVDFLAIDGFAIFNVADIFTTCGVAGWALLQVFRKDDAPTKDRRSA; encoded by the coding sequence GTGCTGATTCTGGTGGCGTTCACGGCTGATCGGGTGACGAAGCAGTGGGCGCTTCGCGAGCTCAACGACGGCAGCACCATCGAGCTCGGCCTCGGCGTCCGGCTGGAGCTGATCTTCAACCCCGGGGTGGCCTTCGGCCTTGGAGCAGATCTCGGGCCTCCTCTCGCGGCGGGTTTGATCGTCGTGGCAAGCGCCTTGACGGCGTGGGTGTTGTGGCGTGCCGCGCGAGGTGCACCGATGGGCGGTACTGGTCTGCTGGCCCTCGCCGCCGGCGGCGCGGCCGGGAACATCTGGGACCGCATCAGCCGAGCAGCCGAGGGGCCCCTCACGGGCGAGGTCGTCGACTTCCTCGCTATCGACGGGTTCGCGATCTTCAACGTCGCGGACATCTTCACCACGTGCGGTGTCGCCGGCTGGGCACTCCTCCAGGTCTTCCGCAAAGACGACGCTCCTACGAAGGATCGGCGCAGCGCATAG
- a CDS encoding DsbA family protein, whose product MLKKQLIAAVIVIVAIAGVLIAVITSNNTRTDTPQALTADPTVAPATAELVRENTRYLDEVGDDAVTVVEFLDFECESCAAMYPYVEQVREKYAGQINVAVRYFPIPSHRNAKNSAVAVEAAAQQGQMQAMYSRMYETQIEWGEKQTSEVDRFRGFAEELGLDMAAFDAAVADPATLERVISDRAEGTALGVTGTPTFFVNGKMLELTAFEDLDLAVQSALDNG is encoded by the coding sequence ATGCTCAAGAAGCAGCTCATCGCCGCGGTGATCGTCATCGTGGCCATCGCCGGCGTCCTCATCGCCGTCATCACCTCCAACAACACCCGCACGGACACGCCGCAAGCGTTGACCGCTGACCCCACCGTCGCCCCGGCTACCGCTGAGCTGGTCCGTGAGAACACCCGCTACCTGGATGAGGTCGGCGACGACGCGGTGACGGTCGTCGAGTTCCTCGACTTCGAGTGCGAGTCGTGCGCGGCGATGTACCCCTACGTCGAGCAGGTGCGGGAGAAGTACGCCGGCCAGATCAACGTCGCTGTGCGGTACTTCCCCATCCCCTCTCACCGCAACGCTAAGAACTCCGCCGTCGCCGTCGAGGCCGCCGCCCAGCAGGGCCAGATGCAGGCCATGTACTCCCGCATGTACGAGACGCAGATCGAGTGGGGCGAAAAGCAGACGTCCGAGGTCGACCGGTTCCGGGGCTTCGCCGAGGAGCTCGGCTTGGACATGGCCGCGTTCGACGCCGCGGTCGCTGACCCCGCGACCCTGGAGCGGGTCATCAGTGACCGTGCGGAGGGAACCGCTCTCGGTGTCACAGGCACCCCCACGTTCTTCGTCAACGGGAAGATGCTCGAGCTGACCGCGTTCGAAGACCTGGACCTGGCCGTGCAGAGCGCGCTGGACAATGGCTAA
- a CDS encoding ArsR/SmtB family transcription factor: MAITNERGTSAAVSLFHSLADPRRLQIVRRLQLGEARVSDLVTELGLAQSTVSEHVSCLRECNLIVGRTQGRQVFYSLARPELLDLLEAAEALLEATGLQVDLCGRYGSTSSNQSAAGMPAGIDAGAGAAQ; this comes from the coding sequence ATGGCGATAACTAACGAGCGCGGTACTTCGGCTGCTGTCTCCCTCTTCCATTCCCTCGCGGATCCGCGACGTCTCCAGATTGTGCGGCGGCTGCAACTAGGCGAGGCACGGGTCAGCGACCTGGTGACCGAGCTGGGACTTGCGCAGTCCACGGTGTCCGAGCACGTCAGCTGTCTCCGCGAGTGCAACCTGATCGTCGGGCGTACTCAGGGGCGGCAGGTCTTCTACTCTCTGGCTCGACCGGAGTTGCTGGATCTACTGGAAGCTGCCGAAGCGCTGCTAGAAGCTACGGGCTTACAGGTGGATCTGTGCGGCAGGTATGGGTCGACGTCGAGCAATCAGAGCGCCGCAGGCATGCCGGCAGGTATCGACGCCGGTGCTGGAGCGGCGCAGTGA
- a CDS encoding heavy metal translocating P-type ATPase: MPLLLGVRYPIVTSTPHEGDVFTPSYLVAVTTPDARLTSMPHVQAGTPRGYANTPGGYTFGAMNDRRSDSSHVQSHHQHDTPATSGDHHAHAAASGGPQEQHGAMGGHGHAGHGGGHGDHVAQFRRLFWIMLILAIPVVGASGMFAMILGYTLPDVAALGWVSPVLGTLMYVWGGRPFLTGAVSELKSRRPGMMLLIALAITVAFLASWGASLGLLDHELDFWWELALLIVIMLLGHWIEMRSLAQTSSALESLAALLPDEAERVDGDDVVTISPAELRVGDVVIVRPGGRIPADGLIVQGTADVDESMITGESQPVSRGPGARVVAGTVATDTAIRVQITAIGDDTALAGIQRLVTEAQSSTSRAQRLADTAAGWLFWFALGAGILTAIAWTLLGRPEDAVIRTITVLVIACPHALGLAIPLVVSIATERAAKAGILIKDRLALETMRTVDTVLFDKTGTLTKGEPTVVDVLSTGRRDADGVLAIAAAVEADSEHPLARAIVAAAARRDLAVPRAREFQASTAVGVTAQVDAATISVGGPAMLDSHHATPMDGTKQWVQEGRIILHVLQDGDVIGAIALADEVREESRHAIHALHAAGVEVVMITGDAEAVAHTVGDELGIDRVFAGVRPEDKAAKVRELQDEGRKVAMVGDGVNDAPALAQADVGIAIGAGTDVAIASAGVILASDDPRSVLSVIHLSRASYRKMKQNLWWAAGYNLISVPLAAGVLAPIGFVMPMSIGALLMSASTIVVALNAQLLRRIDLRQGGI; encoded by the coding sequence TTGCCGCTGCTACTCGGCGTACGTTACCCGATCGTGACGTCAACACCACACGAGGGCGATGTGTTCACACCCTCCTACCTGGTAGCCGTCACGACTCCCGACGCGCGCCTAACCAGTATGCCCCATGTGCAGGCGGGTACCCCTAGGGGGTATGCAAATACCCCCGGGGGGTATACATTCGGGGCCATGAACGATCGTCGATCTGACTCTTCTCACGTGCAGTCGCACCACCAGCACGACACCCCCGCGACGTCGGGCGATCATCACGCCCACGCTGCCGCCAGCGGCGGCCCCCAGGAGCAGCACGGCGCCATGGGCGGGCACGGCCATGCCGGGCATGGCGGCGGGCATGGGGATCACGTCGCGCAGTTCCGGCGGCTGTTCTGGATCATGCTGATCCTCGCGATCCCGGTCGTCGGCGCCAGCGGGATGTTCGCGATGATCCTCGGCTACACGCTCCCCGACGTCGCCGCCCTCGGCTGGGTCTCTCCCGTTCTCGGGACCCTCATGTACGTGTGGGGTGGGCGGCCGTTCCTCACGGGCGCCGTCAGCGAGCTGAAGAGCCGTCGTCCGGGGATGATGCTGCTGATCGCGCTGGCGATCACGGTCGCGTTCCTCGCCTCATGGGGGGCGAGCCTCGGGCTGCTGGATCACGAGCTCGACTTCTGGTGGGAGCTGGCGCTGCTGATCGTGATCATGCTGCTGGGGCACTGGATCGAGATGCGCTCCCTCGCGCAGACCTCCTCCGCGCTCGAGTCCCTCGCGGCGCTGCTTCCCGATGAAGCCGAACGCGTCGACGGCGATGACGTCGTGACGATTTCACCGGCCGAGCTCCGCGTGGGGGACGTGGTCATCGTCCGTCCCGGTGGGCGGATCCCTGCTGATGGCCTGATCGTGCAGGGCACAGCCGATGTGGATGAGTCGATGATCACCGGTGAGTCGCAGCCGGTGTCTCGAGGCCCGGGCGCCCGGGTAGTCGCCGGCACCGTCGCGACCGACACCGCGATCCGCGTTCAGATCACCGCGATCGGTGACGACACCGCACTGGCGGGCATCCAGCGACTCGTCACCGAGGCGCAGAGCTCCACCTCGCGCGCGCAGCGTCTCGCCGACACCGCCGCCGGATGGTTGTTCTGGTTCGCCCTCGGCGCCGGGATCCTCACTGCGATCGCGTGGACGCTACTCGGCCGGCCAGAAGACGCGGTGATCCGCACCATCACCGTCCTCGTCATCGCCTGCCCGCACGCGCTCGGGCTCGCGATCCCGCTGGTGGTGTCCATCGCCACCGAGCGCGCCGCGAAGGCCGGGATCCTGATCAAGGACCGCCTCGCGCTGGAGACGATGCGCACCGTGGACACGGTCCTGTTCGACAAGACCGGCACCCTGACCAAGGGCGAGCCCACCGTCGTGGACGTGCTCAGCACCGGCCGACGTGACGCGGACGGTGTCCTCGCCATCGCGGCCGCTGTCGAAGCCGATAGCGAGCACCCTCTCGCGCGCGCCATCGTCGCCGCCGCTGCCCGGCGCGACCTCGCCGTCCCCCGGGCACGGGAGTTCCAAGCGTCCACGGCGGTCGGCGTCACCGCACAGGTAGACGCCGCAACGATCAGCGTCGGCGGCCCCGCGATGCTCGACTCGCACCACGCGACCCCGATGGATGGGACGAAGCAGTGGGTGCAGGAGGGCCGGATCATCCTGCACGTCCTCCAGGACGGAGACGTGATCGGCGCGATCGCCCTCGCGGATGAAGTACGCGAGGAATCTCGGCACGCCATCCACGCCCTGCACGCCGCCGGCGTGGAGGTGGTCATGATCACCGGCGACGCCGAAGCCGTCGCGCACACCGTCGGCGACGAGCTCGGCATTGACCGGGTCTTCGCGGGAGTGCGCCCGGAGGACAAGGCTGCGAAGGTCCGCGAGCTCCAGGACGAAGGCCGCAAGGTCGCCATGGTCGGGGACGGCGTCAACGACGCACCGGCCCTCGCCCAGGCGGACGTCGGCATCGCGATCGGCGCCGGCACCGACGTGGCCATCGCGTCCGCCGGCGTGATCCTCGCCTCCGACGACCCCCGCTCGGTGCTGTCCGTGATCCACCTCTCCCGCGCGAGCTACCGGAAGATGAAGCAGAACCTCTGGTGGGCAGCCGGCTACAACCTCATCTCCGTCCCGCTCGCCGCCGGTGTCCTCGCGCCGATCGGGTTCGTGATGCCCATGTCCATCGGCGCCCTGCTGATGAGCGCATCCACCATCGTCGTCGCCCTCAACGCGCAACTGCTCCGCCGAATCGATCTCCGCCAGGGCGGCATCTGA
- a CDS encoding cytochrome c biogenesis CcdA family protein, whose product MTWAETVFGGQLLLAIPIALLAGLVSFVSPCVLPLVPGYLGYVGALADSNARTSRRRLLIGVALFVAGFAVVFIAYGALFGALSVWLLQWQDVVTRILGVIVILMGLVFVGQIGFLQRSFTPTWRPAAGLAGAPVLGIVFGLGWTPCFGPTLAAISALSLSSGSAGRGALLGFMYCLGLGIPFLLVALGLGWVTGSVAFVRRHIRAINLAGGLILVLVGIAMTSGLWTQLVNQIQGLINGFVLPI is encoded by the coding sequence ATGACGTGGGCCGAGACCGTGTTCGGTGGGCAGCTACTGCTCGCGATCCCCATCGCGTTGTTGGCGGGGCTCGTGTCGTTCGTGTCCCCGTGCGTGCTGCCGCTCGTGCCGGGCTACCTCGGCTACGTCGGAGCTCTCGCTGACTCGAACGCTCGCACCAGTCGCCGGCGCCTGCTGATCGGGGTGGCGTTGTTCGTGGCCGGATTCGCGGTCGTGTTCATCGCCTACGGGGCCCTGTTCGGAGCGTTGAGCGTGTGGCTGCTGCAATGGCAGGACGTCGTCACCCGCATCCTCGGCGTGATCGTGATCCTCATGGGTCTCGTGTTCGTCGGCCAGATCGGGTTCCTGCAACGCTCGTTCACGCCGACCTGGCGACCCGCCGCAGGTCTCGCCGGCGCACCGGTGCTCGGAATCGTGTTCGGCCTGGGATGGACACCCTGCTTCGGCCCCACCCTGGCCGCGATCAGCGCCCTGAGCCTCAGCAGCGGATCCGCCGGCCGCGGTGCCCTTCTGGGGTTCATGTACTGCCTGGGACTCGGGATCCCGTTCCTGCTGGTCGCGCTGGGCCTGGGCTGGGTCACCGGGTCGGTCGCCTTCGTCCGCCGTCACATCCGCGCCATCAACCTCGCCGGCGGCCTGATCCTCGTCCTCGTCGGCATCGCCATGACCTCCGGCCTGTGGACTCAGCTCGTCAACCAGATCCAGGGACTCATCAACGGATTCGTCCTCCCCATCTGA
- a CDS encoding TlpA family protein disulfide reductase, producing the protein MANSSTQRRRQDAAAQASQPQLPHHLPPRHQLRRAGIAVAAALVLGVGVAGCANNDPLAQQFSDGSTKNYIAGDGTVVEIPPENRGDSIGFAGIDEHGNPVASTDYAGRILVVNFWYAECPPCRLEAPDLEALNQQYQDQGVAFLGVNVRDEADTARAFATQFGITYPSIIDTVDSGVQLAFAGKIAPNAVPSTIILDTEGRLAARVTGLAEKSVLNALISTVLETTP; encoded by the coding sequence ATGGCTAACTCCAGCACGCAGCGACGCCGGCAAGATGCAGCCGCCCAGGCATCTCAACCGCAGCTGCCGCACCACCTCCCGCCACGCCATCAACTCAGGCGAGCCGGCATCGCCGTAGCAGCAGCGCTCGTCCTCGGCGTTGGAGTAGCCGGGTGCGCGAACAACGATCCGCTGGCACAGCAGTTCAGCGACGGATCGACCAAGAACTACATTGCCGGTGACGGCACGGTGGTGGAGATCCCGCCCGAAAACCGGGGTGACTCGATCGGGTTCGCCGGCATCGACGAGCACGGGAACCCGGTGGCGTCCACCGACTATGCCGGGCGGATCCTCGTTGTGAACTTCTGGTATGCCGAGTGCCCGCCCTGCCGGCTGGAAGCACCGGATCTGGAGGCGCTGAACCAGCAGTACCAGGACCAGGGCGTCGCGTTCCTCGGCGTGAACGTCCGCGACGAGGCCGACACCGCGCGGGCGTTCGCGACCCAGTTCGGCATCACCTACCCGTCGATCATCGATACCGTCGACAGCGGCGTGCAGCTCGCCTTCGCGGGCAAGATCGCACCGAACGCCGTGCCATCGACGATCATCCTCGATACCGAAGGGCGTCTCGCCGCCCGGGTCACGGGGCTTGCTGAGAAGTCGGTGCTGAACGCGCTGATCAGCACCGTCCTGGAGACAACGCCATGA
- a CDS encoding M23 family metallopeptidase: MLHETPALRNRLNRPTRVTRPARPTATRRSTFERPDVPPTDFRRTLTWQQEARRRARTIQHNTTSPTARARRTGTSPWKTAIGAMLTAGAIAVTYGLPAYAVPDDVTGGAVTYQNPTTGEVQTLQVDGANYTVTAEQGFSVTLPPPPPPPPVVPVQTLSTTPSGASTSAALSTAVPAGTDVRWPIPSSLRLSSGFGPRVSPCSGCSSYHQGLDFDPGNGAAIQSIAAGVVRQVVSSNTGLGVHVVIDHEIDGTRISSTYAHMQFGSVPLRAGQVVEAGTPVGRVGTTGASTGPHLHFEIAYGTKRVDPYAWLSANVR, encoded by the coding sequence TTGCTCCACGAAACACCCGCACTGCGCAACCGGCTGAACCGGCCGACCCGCGTAACCCGGCCCGCGCGCCCGACGGCCACCCGACGCTCCACGTTCGAACGCCCCGATGTTCCTCCCACTGACTTCCGCCGCACTCTGACCTGGCAGCAGGAAGCCCGCCGCCGGGCCCGGACCATCCAGCACAACACCACCTCGCCGACCGCACGTGCGCGCCGCACCGGTACCAGCCCGTGGAAGACCGCCATCGGCGCGATGCTGACCGCCGGCGCGATCGCCGTCACCTACGGCCTACCCGCCTACGCGGTCCCGGACGATGTGACCGGCGGCGCCGTGACGTACCAGAATCCCACCACAGGTGAGGTCCAGACATTGCAGGTCGACGGCGCGAACTACACCGTCACCGCGGAACAGGGCTTCTCCGTCACACTGCCGCCGCCTCCGCCGCCGCCGCCCGTGGTTCCCGTGCAGACGCTCAGCACCACCCCGTCCGGTGCCAGCACCAGCGCCGCGCTGTCGACTGCCGTCCCGGCCGGCACCGACGTGCGCTGGCCGATCCCCTCATCGCTACGACTTTCTAGTGGCTTCGGACCGCGGGTGTCCCCGTGCTCGGGATGCTCCTCGTACCACCAGGGCCTTGACTTCGACCCCGGAAACGGCGCCGCTATCCAGTCCATCGCGGCAGGAGTCGTCCGGCAGGTCGTGAGCTCCAACACCGGCCTCGGCGTGCACGTCGTCATCGATCACGAGATCGACGGGACACGCATCAGCAGCACGTACGCGCACATGCAGTTCGGATCCGTGCCGCTGCGTGCAGGGCAGGTCGTCGAAGCAGGTACCCCGGTCGGCCGTGTCGGTACCACCGGTGCCAGCACCGGCCCGCACCTGCACTTCGAGATCGCCTACGGGACCAAGCGCGTCGATCCCTACGCGTGGCTGAGCGCCAACGTGCGCTGA
- a CDS encoding DUF4396 domain-containing protein: protein MTNMTSMSPAFPVWLTPLSWFFVALGVISAVILAYNIFGRRWYQRNRAMNVVWPVAGLFLGPVAIWAFNRWGRSGDAAAPSSQTRHSHELNGQTIAGSTPGGAAATVGHFIGVPLVVASGATIAGTNLWVMIIVIALLAIGMLFVFEYFFASEASSLAVKRKAGVALLSAALTVVAFDVGMGGWMLLMHFGNFMPAPSDVRFFFLMQLGLVFGFLTAYPMVRQLLRRRITAAA from the coding sequence ATGACGAATATGACCTCGATGTCACCCGCTTTTCCCGTCTGGTTGACACCCCTTTCGTGGTTTTTTGTGGCGCTCGGAGTGATCAGTGCTGTCATACTTGCTTACAACATCTTTGGCCGGCGCTGGTACCAGCGAAACAGGGCCATGAACGTCGTGTGGCCGGTTGCTGGTCTGTTCCTTGGTCCGGTAGCGATTTGGGCGTTCAATCGTTGGGGTAGAAGCGGAGACGCCGCAGCGCCCAGCTCACAGACACGACACTCCCATGAGCTCAACGGGCAGACGATCGCGGGGAGCACACCTGGCGGCGCCGCGGCAACTGTCGGTCACTTCATCGGAGTGCCGCTCGTCGTCGCGAGCGGTGCGACCATCGCGGGTACGAACTTGTGGGTGATGATCATCGTCATCGCACTTCTAGCCATCGGCATGCTGTTCGTCTTCGAGTACTTCTTCGCATCCGAAGCGTCCAGCCTCGCCGTAAAGCGCAAGGCAGGCGTTGCACTGCTCAGTGCCGCCCTCACGGTCGTTGCGTTCGACGTGGGCATGGGCGGCTGGATGCTCCTCATGCACTTCGGGAACTTCATGCCTGCACCGAGCGATGTGCGGTTTTTCTTCTTGATGCAACTCGGGCTTGTCTTTGGGTTCCTAACTGCCTATCCGATGGTGAGGCAGCTCCTTCGACGACGCATCACCGCGGCCGCGTAA
- a CDS encoding M23 family metallopeptidase: protein MRIAALLTAIGLLLGVGIPSAQAAEEYPTWSEVQAARGNEQATADQVTRITLLIDGLASEVEAANAVALQRADEHQAAIDAVDEATGKLEALQGKAENAQAEADEARQRVGQFVAQLSRRSGRGDVSLRLFTSGDEAEGLLRQMGTASKLADRQDTAFASAVTAAKSAESLGKQAAVAKDELTGLAATAQAALQEASEAQARADQALAEQQARSAELSAQLTTLRDSRISIEEGYAIGERKRQEAAAEEARKQAEARAAAAARAAAAYAGARPPANAPRPPSSSGQTSSSGWTMPIRSYGSYQSYGMRLHPILGYWKLHAGDDFGAGCGTPIYAVAAGTVQFAGGASGFGNAITLNHGNGVTSVYGHMYSYGVMVRTGQTVQAGQQIGAVGNAGLSTGCHLHFEIRQGGVATSPMPFLRSRGA from the coding sequence GTGCGCATCGCCGCCCTGCTGACAGCGATCGGTCTCCTCCTGGGCGTCGGCATCCCCTCGGCGCAGGCCGCCGAGGAGTACCCGACGTGGTCCGAGGTGCAGGCAGCACGCGGCAACGAGCAGGCCACAGCGGATCAGGTCACCCGTATCACCTTGCTCATCGACGGCCTGGCGTCCGAGGTCGAAGCAGCGAACGCGGTCGCGCTCCAGCGCGCTGACGAGCACCAGGCCGCGATCGACGCTGTCGATGAGGCGACCGGGAAGCTCGAAGCGCTCCAGGGCAAGGCCGAGAACGCCCAGGCCGAGGCCGACGAAGCACGGCAGCGCGTGGGCCAGTTCGTGGCACAGCTTTCCCGACGTAGTGGACGTGGCGACGTCAGCCTCCGACTGTTCACCAGCGGCGACGAAGCCGAAGGTCTCCTGCGTCAGATGGGTACCGCGAGCAAGCTCGCCGACCGTCAGGACACCGCGTTTGCCAGCGCCGTCACGGCGGCAAAGTCTGCGGAATCGCTCGGCAAGCAGGCTGCTGTAGCCAAGGATGAACTCACCGGTCTGGCCGCTACTGCACAGGCGGCGCTGCAAGAGGCATCCGAAGCGCAGGCTCGAGCGGATCAAGCGCTGGCTGAGCAGCAGGCGCGCAGCGCCGAACTCTCTGCGCAGCTCACGACGCTGCGCGACTCGCGCATCTCCATCGAGGAGGGCTACGCCATCGGCGAGCGGAAGCGCCAGGAGGCTGCTGCCGAGGAGGCCCGCAAGCAGGCAGAGGCACGTGCGGCTGCCGCAGCACGTGCGGCAGCGGCATACGCCGGGGCGCGTCCTCCGGCAAACGCACCCCGACCGCCGTCCTCGAGCGGTCAGACCTCCAGCTCAGGCTGGACCATGCCCATCCGGAGCTACGGGTCGTACCAGTCCTACGGCATGCGCCTGCATCCGATTCTCGGGTACTGGAAGCTGCACGCCGGCGACGACTTCGGCGCCGGCTGCGGCACACCGATCTACGCCGTAGCCGCCGGCACCGTGCAATTCGCAGGCGGAGCCAGCGGGTTCGGCAACGCGATCACCCTGAACCACGGCAACGGGGTGACGAGCGTGTACGGCCACATGTACTCGTACGGAGTGATGGTCCGCACGGGGCAGACCGTCCAGGCGGGACAGCAGATCGGCGCGGTCGGCAACGCTGGGCTGTCGACCGGTTGCCACCTGCATTTCGAGATCCGCCAGGGCGGCGTGGCCACCTCGCCCATGCCGTTCCTGCGCTCACGCGGGGCGTAA